From Verrucomicrobiia bacterium, one genomic window encodes:
- a CDS encoding TIGR00730 family Rossman fold protein, with protein MSNGAPNTFLKEDPWRIFRIMAEFVDSFETLSRVGPAVTIFGSARTKPGHPCYEATMQLAKDLAKHNLAVITGGGPGIMEAANRGASKAKGKSVGLNIELPFEQNGNRYANIPVNFHYFFSRKVCFVKYSVGFVFMPGGFGTLDEFFEVLTLVQTQRIPRFPLILFGPKYWQGLLDWMADAMGKGAYISPGDLDLVTVTDDPAIAVNLILDYERRVGPPDIVPKAFR; from the coding sequence ATGAGCAACGGTGCCCCGAACACTTTTTTGAAGGAAGATCCCTGGCGCATTTTCCGCATCATGGCCGAATTTGTGGACTCCTTCGAGACCCTCTCGCGCGTCGGCCCGGCCGTCACCATCTTCGGTTCCGCGCGCACCAAGCCCGGCCATCCCTGCTATGAGGCCACCATGCAGCTTGCCAAAGACCTCGCCAAGCACAACCTCGCCGTCATCACCGGCGGCGGTCCCGGCATCATGGAAGCCGCCAATCGCGGCGCATCCAAGGCCAAAGGCAAATCCGTCGGCCTCAACATCGAACTCCCCTTTGAGCAGAACGGAAATCGTTACGCGAACATCCCCGTCAATTTCCACTACTTCTTTTCGCGCAAAGTTTGCTTTGTGAAATACAGCGTCGGGTTCGTGTTCATGCCCGGCGGCTTCGGCACACTTGATGAATTTTTTGAAGTCCTCACGCTCGTGCAGACCCAGCGCATCCCGCGTTTCCCCTTGATACTTTTCGGCCCCAAATATTGGCAGGGACTTCTCGACTGGATGGCCGATGCGATGGGCAAAGGCGCTTACATCAGTCCCGGCGACCTCGACCTCGTCACCGTCACCGACGATCCCGCCATCGCCGTGAATCTCATCCTCGACTACGAACGCCGCGTAGGGCCGCCAGACATCGTTCCAAAGGCCTTCAGATAA
- a CDS encoding PD-(D/E)XK nuclease family protein yields the protein MTQLTSTNAVSLHDLEIFFSAVGIRVENERKRKEKIDLRKATRFNIFSLIDPDENKLSDILKDLLDPKGTHGQGALFLQLFFKSLQIDADPQLLVAAKIHRETQTYGISKFRRRIDVMIDAAVCIAMENKVDSPDQEDQIKDYLEHLGHPWPKFLFPSCRPQGPPCLRG from the coding sequence ATGACTCAATTGACATCCACCAACGCTGTTAGTTTGCACGACTTGGAAATATTTTTTTCTGCAGTCGGCATCCGAGTTGAAAACGAAAGAAAGCGGAAGGAAAAAATTGATCTGCGGAAAGCGACGCGCTTTAACATATTTTCCCTCATTGATCCTGATGAAAATAAATTGTCGGATATTTTAAAAGACCTATTGGATCCCAAAGGCACCCATGGTCAAGGCGCATTGTTTCTGCAACTCTTTTTTAAAAGTTTACAAATAGACGCTGATCCCCAGTTGTTGGTGGCAGCAAAAATACATCGAGAAACCCAAACTTATGGCATTTCAAAATTCAGAAGAAGAATTGATGTAATGATTGATGCCGCTGTATGTATTGCGATGGAAAACAAAGTGGATTCGCCCGATCAAGAAGATCAAATCAAAGATTACCTCGAGCATCTTGGCCATCCGTGGCCAAAATTCCTCTTCCCCAGTTGCCGTCCGCAAGGACCTCCGTGTCTCCGCGGTTAA